One segment of Syngnathus scovelli strain Florida chromosome 6, RoL_Ssco_1.2, whole genome shotgun sequence DNA contains the following:
- the LOC125971019 gene encoding dynein light chain roadblock-type 2-like has translation MAEVEETLQRIEANGSVMGVIVVNADGLPIRSSFESSKASKYADILRRLTAMARSTVRDVDPQDDLIVMRMSTKNQEVMVAQENSYHLILVQRLERSRV, from the exons Atg GCTGAAGTTGAGGAAACGCTCCAGAGAATTGAAGCCAATGGGAGTGTAATGGGTGTGATAGTTGTCAATGCAGATG GTCTTCCAATCCGATCGTCGTTTGAAAGCTCCAAGGCAAGCAAGTATGCGGATATCCTTCGCCGCCTCACCGCCATGGCCAGGAGCACGGTGAGAGACGTGGACCCTCAAGATGATCTCATCGTGATGCGCATGAGCACTAAGAATCAAGAAGTTATGGTTGCGCAAG AGAACTCCTATCATCTTATTCTGGTCCAGAGATTAGAGCGATCCCGTGTATGA
- the n4bp1 gene encoding NEDD4-binding protein 1, with protein sequence MSTTRPLLGMKRVTELACVEQPTSRLPASAARQQQQDVPKVDEFTVLENKEDELKCAQSRVEYIFKVTFTIIGLLDHTGQDHGSTAARQIWLQLRGNTDDVSKAKEYVRGLCDPELQEEERYPVDMHCIFAGARGLFLNRLIRDTSAEVLVPEPGRLRLLGRAEPVVMAQSRVQQFVALFQEKRSLLSDREQAVKRAFKSFVEERDDKYTMELLLLPSALKEELLRLAHSPTSSHATSLALLNQNLHPSMVELDQDRSQSSTPVTELSNRILDTSFEDRGTRMMLFGDSAGKAAGGGIGLGPEAILMNGTRPSHKRRSSESETRDTKRQYSLERRDESPERSRSRDRERHRDREGHGASGGYRSKKASASCTISSSSSSSAKANTVAGPIMLNPCEGITEESEAVSPETNFRCLVNFFRTMGYQQDVVERVIKDTGQTEDTFLILEKIVSETNNCEEETKRGVKETKLNNKRSSDLPSSSSTMTSLAVERESERESGRSKENIRPSHHGASSNGLGHRRQCSGSEASTQQAITIKRSSSAQGSAGNYEVITISDDDDVVATNSKTADTRTSRVTMVHADTQTGSKMDYLARGGGNVSHRDHLSRGGTRTLGGSVKVENVTALRSAPQWLTASTTSVASTANTLGHMGCHGGGARNPPTSNSPAPPVTGLARFHQSLKTPYKLKLQNEPGLPELRHIIIDGSNVAMAHGLNRFFSCRGIALAVETFWRRGHREITVFVPQWRQKRDSLTTEQHFLNQLEDLRLLSFTPSREVCGQRIASHDDRFLLHLAEKTDGVIVTNDNLRDFVNSSDTWRRIIQERLLQFTFVEDHFMIPDDPLGKKGPHLDVFLCKNNRYFPFTPPPLRPPDLRPSTDQQHPVYVQALHSAPWTPALTPQPPSSHPPHPSAQWPHPGRRRTASPSPSPPPQRSPGETSELRGKLCAIFPDQKQQIDRILSDNPYMRDLNALSGLLLG encoded by the exons ATGTCAACAACGCGGCCCCTTCTCGGTATGAAGCGAGTCACGGAGCTCGCGTGCGTCGAGCAGCCGACCAGCAGGCTCCCCGCCTCGGCCGcgaggcagcagcagcaagacGTTCCAAAGGTGGATGAGTTTACTGTCCTGGAGAATAAGGAAGACGAGCTGAAATGTGCCCAGTCTCGAGTGGAATACATTTTCAAAGTGACGTTCACTATTATCGGGTTGTTGGACCACACTGGACAAGACCACGGTAGCACGGCTGCGCGTCAAATTTGGCTACAGCTCAGAGGAAACACTGACGACGTTTCGAAAGCAAAG GAGTATGTGAGGGGGCTGTGTGACCCAGAGCTGCAGGAAGAAGAACGCTATCCAGTGGACATGCACTGTATCTTTGCCGGAGCTCGGGGCCTGTTCCTGAACAGACTCATACGGGACACGAGTGCTGAGGTTTTGGTTCCTGAGCCAGGACGCCTGCGCTTGCTGGGCCGTGCTGAGCCTGTGGTGATGgcgcagagcagagttcaacagtTTGTGGCACTTTTCCAG GAAAAGCGAAGTCTACTGAGTGACAGAGAGCAGGCAGTGAAACGAGCGTTTAAGTCCTTTGTGGAGGAACGGGACGATAAGTACACCATGGAGCTTCTTCTACTGCCTAGTGCGCTCAAAGAAGAATTACTCAGATTGGCACACAGTCCAACCAGCTCACATGCAACCTCACTG GCTCTCCTGAACCAGAACCTTCATCCAAGCATGGTGGAGTTGGATCAAGATCGCTCACAGAGTAGCACCCCCGTGACGGAGCTGTCAAATCGCATCCTCGATACTAGCTTTGAAGACAGAGGCACACGGATGATGCTTTTTGGCGACAGTGCTGGAAAAGCAGCAGGAGGAGGCATCGGTTTGGGTCCTGAGGCCATCCTGATGAATGGCACCAGGCCTTCACACAAGCGACGCTCTTCAGAGAGTGAAACTCGGGACACTAAGAGGCAGTATTCTCTGGAGCGGAGGGACGAGTCTCCGGAGAGGTCGAGGTCGAGGGACAgggagagacaccgggacagagAAGGCCACGGGGCCAGTGGTGGTTATCGATCCAAAAAAGCGTCGGCTTCATGCacaatctcctcctcctcctcatcctcagctAAAGCAAACACAGTTGCTGGTCCAATCATGCTGAACCCTTGTGAGGGTATCACTGAAGAGAGTGAGGCAGTCAGCCCAGAAACCAATTTCCGTTgtttggtcaatttcttcag AACCATGGGTTACCAGCAGGATGTGGTGGAGCGTGTCATCAAGGATACCGGACAAACGGAAGACACCTTCCTCATTCTTGAGAAAATTGTGTCAGAAACGAACAATTGTGAGGAGGAAACAAAAAGAGGAGTCAAAGAAACCAAACTGAACAATAAGCGCTCTTCAGACCTTCCCTCGTCCTCCTCGACGATGACATCTCTAGCCGTCGAGAGGGAGAGCGAGCGGGAGTCTGGGAGGTCCAAAGAAAATATTAGGCCCAGCCATCATGGAGCCAGTAGTAATGGACTTGGCCACCGGAGGCAGTGCAGTGGAAGTGAAGCCAGCACTCAACAG GCCATTACTATCAAGAGGAGCTCCAGTGCCCAAGGAAGTGCAGGAAACTATGAGGTCATTACCATTTCCGATGACGATGATGTCGTCGCGACAAACAGCAAAACGGCAGACACTCGGACATCAAGGGTTACGATGGTGCACGCAGACACCCAGACCGGATCCAAAATGGACTACTTGGCACGGGGAGGTGGGAACGTTTCACACAGGGACCACCTATCAAGAGGCGGGACTCGGACTTTAGGTGGATCAGTAAAAGTTGAGAATGTGACTGCACTGCGCAGTGCACCCCAGTGGCTGACAGCCAGCACCACTTCTGTGGCGTCCACTGCCAAT ACCCTCGGCCACATGGGCTGTCACGGCGGCGGAGCCAGGAATCCCCCCACAAGCAACTCACCGGCGCCCCCTGTGACTGGGCTGGCCCGTTTTCACCAATCATTGAAGACTCCGTATAAACTGAAGCTACAGAATGAACCGGGGCTACCAGAACTGCGCCACATCATCATCGATGGCAGCAATGTGGCTATGGC TCACGGCCTAAATCGGTTCTTCTCCTGTCGAGGGATAGCACTTGCAGTGGAGACATTTTGGAGACGGGGCCACAGAGAGATCACTGTATTTGTTCCTCAGTGGCGCCAGAAGAGAGATTCATTGACAACAG aacaacattttttaaatcaactgGAAGACCTGCGGCTGCTTTCTTTTACCCCCTCCAGAGAGGTCTGTGGCCAAAGGATAGCCTCACATGACGACAG ATTCCTACTCCACTTAGCTGAAAAAACAGACGGCGTGATTGTAACCAATGACAACCTGCGAGACTTTGTCAACTCTTCAGACACTTGGCGCCGGATCATTCAAGAAAG GTTACTGCAATTTACCTTTGTGGAGGACCATTTCATGATCCCTGATGACCCTTTGGGTAAAAAGGGACCTCATCTGGATGTTTTCCTTTGCAAAAACAACAG GTATTTTCCGTTCACCCCTCCCCCTCTTAGACCCCCGGACCTGCGTCCATCCACCGACCAGCAGCATCCGGTCTACGTGCAGGCCCTCCACTCGGCACCGTGGACCCCCGCCCTCACTCCCCAGCCCCCCTCTTCCCATCCGCCTCACCCCAGTGCGCAGTGGCCCCATCCAGGCCGTCGCCGCACCGCCTCCCCCTCGCCGTCACCCCCCCCTCAGCGTTCGCCGGGGGAGACGTCCGAGCTGAGGGGGAAGCTATGTGCGATTTTTCCAGACCAAAAGCAACAGATCGACCGCATCCTCAGTGACAACCCGTACATGAGAGACTTAAACGCCCTGTCGGGGCTGCTGCTGGGGTGA